Proteins encoded together in one Triticum dicoccoides isolate Atlit2015 ecotype Zavitan chromosome 7B, WEW_v2.0, whole genome shotgun sequence window:
- the LOC119340356 gene encoding uncharacterized protein At1g66480-like has protein sequence MGNSIGGRRKGAKVMQLDGTAFRVKPPAYAGAVLRDHPGFQLLESEQVKLLGVRARPLDHDALLRPGRLYFLVALPRPTVPPRRAWSGALHVGARERLESLMLTRRSTSDLSFPTAPASPMSTASEGGPVQLRMRLPKAQLAKLMGESRDAAEAAAKIMQLCAANGGNGAVTPERSPRFLPTADWGTGGFAQTPERNPRFVPTPDWGAGRFAQTPERSPRFAVTPEWGARFMMQTPERGAETAKTPDRWSALPRTPEYASADVKASRKEKRTRFVALPDEIIA, from the exons ATGGGCAACAGCATCGGCGGCCGGCGCAAGGGCGCCAAGGTGATGCAGCTGGACGGCACCGCCTTCAGGGTGAAGCCGCCGGCGTACGCGGGCGCGGTGCTGCGCGACCACCCGGGCTTCCAGCTGCTCGAGTCGGAGCAGGTCAAGCTGctcggcgtccgcgcgcgcccgcTCGACCACGACGCGCTGCTCCGCCCGGGCCGCCTCTATTTCCTCGTCGCGCTACCCCGCCCCACCGTGCCCCCGCGCCGCGCCTGGTCCGGCGCTCTCCACGTCGGCGCGCGCGAGAGGCTCGAGTCGCTCATGCTCACGCGCCGCTCCACCTCCGACCTCTCCTTCCCGACCGCGCCGGCCTCCCCGATGTCCACCGCCTCCGAGGGCGGGCCGGTCCAGCTCAGGATGCGCCTGCCCAAGGCGCAGCTCGCCAAGCTTATGGGCGAGAGCCGGGACGCCGCCGAGGCGGCCGCTAAGATTATGCAGCTCTGCGCCGCCAACGGTGGGAACGGCGCTGTGACGCCGGAGCGGAGCCCGCGGTTCCTACCGACGGCGGACTGGGGCACTGGTGGGTTCGCGCAGACGCCAGAGCGGAACCCACGGTTCGTGCCGACGCCGGACTGGGGCGCCGGCAGGTTCGCGCAGACCCCAGAGCGGAGTCCCAGGTTCGCCGTAACGCCCGAGTGGGGTGCCAGGTTCATGATGCAGACACCGGAGAGGGGTGCAGAGACGGCGAAGACGCCGGATAGGTGGTCTGCTCTACCCCGCACGCCGGAGTATGCATCAGCGGACGTCAAGGCCAGCCGCAAGGAG AAGCGAACGCGGTTCGTGGCCTTGCCGGATGAGATCATAGCATGA